The Kineococcus radiotolerans SRS30216 = ATCC BAA-149 genomic interval GCGGCGCCGGAGGGGTTGACGTGGACGACGCGCCAGTCGTGGGCGTCGAGCACCACGATCCCCTCGGAGACCTCTTGCCACGCGCGCAGGAGCAGCGGGTCCACCGCTCCCGCGGACGACATGGCCCAAGCGTAGGGACGATCACGGTCCTCGGCAGGCGATCCCCGGGTTTGCCCGCGGCCTCAGGCGGGGGTCGCGCTGACGGAGAACTCGATCGTGCCGGTGTCCTCGACGGAGACGAAGCCGAGGTCGGGGGCCTCGACGCCGTGGTCGGACCAGGTCACCGGCAGCGACCCGGTGACGGTGACGGCGTCCTCGCCGGTGCGCTGGACCGTCGCGGGGAAGGTCACCTCGCGGGTCGTCCCCCGCAGGGCGAGGGTGCCGGTGAGGGTGACGGGGATGGTCGCGCCGACGTCGAGGCCGCCCAGGGGCACGGGCCGGGTGAGGACGAGGTCGGCGGTGGGGAAGCGCTCGACGTCCACGACGCGGCTGCGGAACTGGCCGTCGCGCTGGCTGGAGTCGGTGCTCACGCTGGCCAGGTCCACGGAGACGGTGGCCGCGGTGAGCTGCCCCCCGGCGACGACGAAGTCCCCGGTGACCTGGTCGGTGCGCCCGGTGACGGTGATCCGCTGGCCGTTGAGGACCTCGTCGACGCGGTAGCCGGCCGTCCCGCCCGGCGCGACGGTCCAGGTGCCGTCCAGGGCGGGGTCGGTGGCGGCGGCGGTGGGGGTGGCCGAGGCGCTGGGCACCGCGGCGGCGAGGGGGGCGGCGGTCTTGCGCGACTCGACCGCGGCGTAGATGCGGGGCCCCACGACCGCGCCGAGGACGAGCAGGGCGAGGAGCACCGCCAGGGCGGTCCACCGCCGGCGCCGGCGCCGGCCGCGTTCGGCGGTGGGGCGTTCGGCGGTGGGGGTGCTGCTCATGGCGGGTCACCTTCGGGGGTCGGGGACGGCGGGCCCTGCTGCCGGGACCACGGTGCGCGCGCGGTCCCGGTTCACCCCGCGGGGCCACCGGCTCCCGGGCCCGGACCTACGACACGGCGTCGTTGCCGTCCGTCGCGCGGCGGCCACGCTGCGGTCCGCACCACGCTCCGGGAGGGCCTACCCTCGTCGGGTGCCTTTTGAGCGACTCCGCTTGATGAGCGACTACTTCGCCCCCACCCCGGTGTGGGCTCCGGCGGACCTGGGCGGTTTCGTCCTGAGCACCGAGCACCTGGACGACCTGGGCCTGGACGAGACGCTGCGCACGGGTCTGCTGCAGTGGCAGGCCTTCTTCGACGAGCACCACCCCGTCGACCTCTGCGGCTGGGACTCCCCGCTGTCCTGCACGCGCTACGCCGGTGAGGGCTTCCGGCTGCAGGCCGCGCTGGCCCGGGCCCTGCCCGGGATCCGCTTCGACCTGGACCTGTGGCCGGTGCGCGGCGTCGACACCGAGGTCCTCGCCCTCTAGCCCCTCCCCCCGGGCCCGCCGGGGGCCAGGCCCTACCCGGCCGGGGTCGGCGCGGGCGCGGCGGGCGCCGGGACGGCCGGCGGGGCCGGGGCGGCGGGCGTGGGCTCCGGCGCGGGCCGCACCGTCGCGGGGTCCGGCCCGCAGACGATCCGGTTCTCGGGGTTGTAGACCGTCGTCCACGTCTCGCGCTGCGGCGCCCCGCCCCCGACGGGGGTCATGACCCGGGTGACGTCGACGGTGAAGCCGGTGCTGGTGGCCGAGCTCGGCGAGCACCCCCTCGACGTGTCGTAGATCGTGCGGGCGGGCTTGACGTTGCGGCGGGCGGACTTCTGCGCCGTGACGTCCATGAACCTCGTCCCGTACATCGACACGACGAGCTGGTCGCCGACGATCCCGGCCTGGACGTACACCCCGTGCCCGGAGTCGTTGCGGAAGCGGTTGTCGATGCTGCGCCAGTCGATCGTGGCCTCGCGCCCCTCGGGGTAGCGGGAGATGTAGAACGAGTGCGGCTTGTGCTCGATCTCGTCGAGGCCGGCGAAGAAGACCGCGTTGAACAGGGTCGTCGAGAGCTGGGAGACCCCGCCGCCGTAGTCGTCGACGAGGCGCCCGCCGGAGATGACGGGGGCGCGGTGGAAGCCCCGCTCGGGGGTGCGCTCGCCGACGGTGTCGTTGAGGGAGAACTCCTGCCCCGGCTGCAGGATCGTCCCGTCCACGTGCCCGGCGGCGATCCGGATGTTGTCGGTGCGGTCGGCGTTGGCGGTGAGCTTCGTCGAGAACGTGGAGATCCGCTCGACGATGCCCAGCGACTGCAGCGCCTCGGTGGTGAGGGCGGGCTGGGACTCGGTGAGCTCCACCTCGGCCCGGCGGGTCGGGGTGGTGCCGGTGAGCGCCGTCGTCACGGCGCGCGCGAGGTCCTCCGGGGGGGCGGCGCGGCCGGTGACGGCGGGGACCACCCGGGGCACCTCGCCGTCGATCGCGATGCGGGCGTCCTGCGGCGGGGTCTCGAACTGCGGGTCGGCCGCGACGAGGGCGGCCTGCAGCCTCGCGCCGTCGGCGACGAGGGCGGCCTCGCCGTCCACGGGGCGCACGGCCAGCGCCGGGGCGAAGGCCGCGGGGGCGAGGGTCACGTCGCGGCCCCCGCCGGCGACGACGAGGTCGGCGGCGACGGCGGGCCGGGCGAGGGCGTCGACGGCCGCGTCGAGGCCCTCGGCGTCCAGCGAGGGCCGCTCCACGGCGGCTTCCAGGCGCACCGGCCCGGGCTCCAGCCAGGCGCCGGC includes:
- a CDS encoding YceI family protein, with protein sequence MSSTPTAERPTAERGRRRRRRWTALAVLLALLVLGAVVGPRIYAAVESRKTAAPLAAAVPSASATPTAAATDPALDGTWTVAPGGTAGYRVDEVLNGQRITVTGRTDQVTGDFVVAGGQLTAATVSVDLASVSTDSSQRDGQFRSRVVDVERFPTADLVLTRPVPLGGLDVGATIPVTLTGTLALRGTTREVTFPATVQRTGEDAVTVTGSLPVTWSDHGVEAPDLGFVSVEDTGTIEFSVSATPA
- a CDS encoding VanW family protein, encoding MPNTDQPAQQETGRGGTRPSPRSWARRPRTWVLAGAVVVVAGGYTAAALALGGHAPRGTTVLGVDVGGMDRGEVERAVGAAAGERGTRPVALQVTGAGASATGEVVPAQAGLSVDPAGTAAAVTAPAWTPAALWEHVAGAGEVAPDVDVDTGALRAALQPLADSVAVAPVEGAVTFDVRPDGSVEPAVAAPQEGRSLDVTAAAGRVAGAWLEPGPVRLEAAVERPSLDAEGLDAAVDALARPAVAADLVVAGGGRDVTLAPAAFAPALAVRPVDGEAALVADGARLQAALVAADPQFETPPQDARIAIDGEVPRVVPAVTGRAAPPEDLARAVTTALTGTTPTRRAEVELTESQPALTTEALQSLGIVERISTFSTKLTANADRTDNIRIAAGHVDGTILQPGQEFSLNDTVGERTPERGFHRAPVISGGRLVDDYGGGVSQLSTTLFNAVFFAGLDEIEHKPHSFYISRYPEGREATIDWRSIDNRFRNDSGHGVYVQAGIVGDQLVVSMYGTRFMDVTAQKSARRNVKPARTIYDTSRGCSPSSATSTGFTVDVTRVMTPVGGGAPQRETWTTVYNPENRIVCGPDPATVRPAPEPTPAAPAPPAVPAPAAPAPTPAG